TCATATTCTTGTCAGTGGGCTTTGGTGCCAGAGGAAAGATGGACGTTAGGTTTGTCTTAGGAAAGAACACATAAATAGCATGAATATAACAAGCCTCTAAAGAAATGAGACATATTTGCCTTTTTATTGCTTCCTGTCTACCGTAACGACCTGTTCCTCATTTAACTTCTCCTCCCCtttttaaatcacaaaataGCATCTCCTACATAAAGGCGTTAAATCCAGAAGGCTTAGAAGGCTTTCGTACCACACGGACCTTGTGGGGTGGTTTACGCCTTCCACTCTTCCTTCAAGATTCAGCAGCATGTTGGCCCTGCAACGTGACCGGGCAATGTTTATTATCGGCAGCTCCCCACCTGACCAATCTGAGTTTTATGGTCATTTCTGTCTAATGATCCTGCTCACAAATAGGTGGGTAGGGAAGGCTTGGGATCAAAGCGTAAGCCACAGATTTCACAACGTTTTCTTGGCAAAACAAGCTGTTGATTTAGCTGCTGGCTGGAATCTGCAGACCTTCATTAAGGTGTTCTCCTGGGATGACGCTGATAGCATCTTCCCTCCCGTCTCCGTGGGACAGCCCTTGGCCCAGCAGCACGGCCTCGGCTGGCGCAGCGCTGTGAGCAGGTGGGAGCCATGGCGGAGAGGCCACCTCCTTTAGGGGTACCTCAGGCCTAGCAGCGGCCCTATTTTCAGCCTCAGAGCAGGTGCCCAGAGCCTTGTTTACAAAGGACGGGTGAGCGGGCGTTGATCCGGGGGGGATTTTGCGTGCCGTTCTGAAGCAGCTGCATCCACACGGCAGCTGTTTCCACATCCCGCTGTCCGTCCGAGCGGGGCGGCCGCTGCCTTCAGACCGGGCACGCGGGCCTCCAAAATCATGTTTGTTTGAGGCCTGCCTTACCTTCTGCTTCACTGGCAGACAAAGCTTTTTGCAGTTAATTGGGCCGGAGAAGGGATTTATTTAACTTGTGAAGTGCCTGAGGGGCTCAGACATGAAGAGGTGCCCTGCCTATTAACGGGTCCTGGCATTGGCAAATGGTTTAAGAGAGAGAGGCTAAGTGTGGCTGGAGGGCAAAGATGGAGCTCTGCCGACTGCTGTCTGCGGCAGCACGGCACGAGGGAAGGCGTGTGGTGCAGAAATGAGTGCAGAAGGACAGCTGGCCTTGGTGGAGGTGCGAGGGCTGTGGTCAGGCCCTGGTGGTCCAGCgggcactgcagcactgccatgtGAGCTCgggcactgtgctgcaggtaCCACCTCGTGCCTGTGCTCGGCTGGTGGTTATAGTTGCTATCTgtctgcctgctctgcagcaacAGCCCCTCAGGTCTTTCCCTGTGTGGCTAAAAAGAGCTCAGACAACGCTGTTTCTTTGCTTCTCCCTAAAGAGAAGCTCCAGACAAACCCCAGCAAGTCCCTGTCTTGCCGGGTTAGGCATTGTTTTCATGCTCTCTTGGTGCTGTAAGGGCTGTAAAAAGGAAATAGTTCAGTGTTTATAGCAGCAGTGATGCAATGCTTGTTCTTCTCAGCTTTGGGATTCCACTCCCATAGCCTTCTCCCAGGCCTGGGAGATGGGAGATACTGGGTGGAAAAAGCAGACACCTGCTTTCTGCATGGGAAGACTGTTCCCATGGGCCTTGTTTTGAGGCTCTTAGAAGGGGCGagtggctgctgggaggagaggtAAAGCAGGGCTGGCGTGGGCCAGGAGCCTCCAGCTTTCCTGTCTGCCTTTGCCCCTCATTCCCATAGAACCCCGGGCTACACGTGGGCTCTCTGATGCCCGTTGCTGCCCGCTGTCCCTGGGCAgacagctcctccagccccaggtCACAGCCTTAGGCTGCCCACGTGGACAGCTGTCCCTCGCGGCGGATACCAACCAAAAGAAAACGATGGATTTTCTTTGGGCTTTGTGTTCCATGTGCATGAATCGCCCGAGAGCTGTCTGAGCTTTGCTTAACTTTCAGAATACCTGGTAGGGACCAAAAGGCACTCGCACAGCAGCGGAAAATTCTCCGGGCCGTGGTGGCACATGGCTTCTTAAAATAGTGAACGCCTTCAGCAGGAGGAATGCGCTGACCCGTTTAGGTGGCattgctgagctgtgtgtgagAGCGCCTGGCGGGGCTGGGACTCAGCCTCAGCACCACCAGAAAAACACAGGGATGCTGCCGGGCGTGCGCTAGGATTGCCAATCAGCTTCTAATTTTAGCTGAGAGCCTTCCGATGGCCGGCTGGAGACAGCAACATCCCCGACctcttctgaaaatactgaatgcCGAATGACCAATTTACACCGCTAAAGAAGTATTGACAGAGCTTTACAGAAATGAGCCATCTTTAATCATTGCCTTCAGCCGCCCCgcagcacactgctgtgccCGGAGCATTGGAGGCCCAGCCCTGCGGGTCACCCACACGGCACAGCCTCTGCCCTCCGGCCCTGCTGGTGCCGGCCCTCGGGGCTGGAAGCACTCGGGTGCGTTATGAGCGAGTTATGAAACCACCGATTGCCCAACCGaggtttttaattattattttcattctaagCGCTCCATTTGCCCTTTTCACGCAGGGTACCCTTACCACGTGCAGTTTGGTTGTAGCTCCTTGGGCCATCCCGGGGCACACGCCTCTCCTGTTTCCCTGCCCACCATTGCCCCTTAATCTCTCGTCCGTGTCCAAGCTGAGCCGGGCAGGGCTGATCCCAGCAGTCAGAAGGGCACATCAGGCAGGAGGGTCTATTTTAAGCAAAACATTTGCTTCAGGCCATGCACTTTTTAGAGCCACATTTTTCCTTTAGGCCATATGCTTTTAAGATCCGACGTCGTCTTTGTAGAAGAACTTCAGCTTGTTACTGTTCGGTTACggtggggcactgggaggggggTGCGGGGTGCTGATTGTGCTTTGCTGGTTGTGTGGTTCGCCCGCAGCGTCCCGGCAGCGCCGCGGGGTGGGGGCAGCAGGCGGCCTTCGAGGAAGCGGCGACCTGCCGCATCGCTCCCGGCGATGCCCGATAACGAGCTTAATTTAGCTCCGCACATCCCTGCCCTCGCCTCACCGCCGGGCGCTGCGGGCTTCGCGAGTTCTTTCCCTGAAGGGCAGAGCAAAAATAGCGCCCGCGCTCCGGGCACGGCCCACACACAGCCGGGCCGCGGGGCGAGGAGGGCCCGGGCGGCTCAGGCGGCGCTGCGGGGCACAGCGCGCCTCCGTGCGGGGGAGCGGCCGCTCCGAGGGCCGACCcgaactacagctcccagcgCCGCCGTCACGTGCCGCGGGTCACGTGCCCGCCCGGCCCCTTTGTTTTGAGCGGCGCTGGCAGCGGCCGGCGGCACCCGAGAGctccgcaccgcaccgcactGCAGCGCAGCGCACCGAGCCGAGCCAGCGGCACCGCGGCGCGCGGAGatcccggcccggccccgcccctgCTCGGCTGCGGGTGGCACCGGAGCCCGGAGGGTGAGGACAGCGGAGAGCGGCGGCTGCGGGATGGGAGCGGGCGGGACCGCGGAGCGGCGGCGTGGCGGCGGGGAAGCGCGCGGGGAGCTCCGGCGCCGGGTCCCGCCGGGAGCTCCGTACCGCCGCTGCGCCTGCGGGGCCGGCCGGCGACGAGCGGCGCTCCGGGGTCGCCGCCGCCGTTTCGTAACCTCGCGTCTCCCCGCGCCCCTCCGTGCCcccgggcggcggcgcggcggagcCCCGCGGCGCGGAttgggcggcgggcgggggggcggggcggggccgtgCGGCGCGGGGTGAAGGTGAGCTGGAGGGCGCGCGTGCGCGGGGTGGCCTCGGGACGGAGCGGCGGCGCTGCGCATGCGCGCGGGGTCGCGCGGGTGtccggggggcggcggggggggccgGGGACCGCGCGTCCCCGCCTCCGCGCCGGTCTCGGCGCCGCGGCGCTCCGGGCTCTGCAGTTCCCGGCCCCGCGCGGGGACGAAGGGCGGCGGCCCGGCCGTGTAAACAGGAAGGTGGCGGTGTGCGCTGGGAGCGGCCCGCGCTTCCGGGCCTGTTCGGGCCCTGCGCGCGTCCCGCGTTCCCCGGCTGCGGGCGCCGCGTGCCCGTGTTGGCGCCGCTACGCGCGGTCCGCCCTCGGGCGGCCCGGCTGACCTCACCCCGCACAGGGGTCACCCGGACGCTTCTGCACGTGCTGAAGggtattgtttgtttttaccgCTCGGATTTGGGTATTTTTGGCCTCGATTAATCACGAGTCTCACGTCCAAATCAGTTCCTGTTTTTGCTGGGTGATTCTTGAGGCCACTTGAGCTCATTATGTGTCACGGCCTTCTTTATTGCCAATCTCGGCGCTGCTGACATCTGTAACAAAggattctgcagtgctgctaaCTGTACCTCAGCAGTCAGCTCCTCCGTGCTGGATTCTTACTGACAGGAGGCTTCTGACACTCCTCCTATTAACCACAAACACTCAGAAcgaacagctttattttcttgtgtcgtgaagcaggaagaagaaacGCTGTTTGGTATTGGTGGAAGGAAAGCTTGCGCCTGTTCCTTcaccctgtgctgtgggttAGGCGCCGTGCCGCCCCGCAGCTGCTGCAGGCCCTCAGTGCCTCCTGTCCCTGCatgtgcaggcagctgcctcccagccaTGCCCAGGGACCCAGTGCGGAGCTGACAGGCATGGGGTGAGAGCTGCCtctgtgtgcagcagtgctcGGCCTCAGGAACTCCTAGGGCTGCATCCTGAGGGCGAGCTGTGGGAGCgcagggtggtgacgcactgaacaggttgcccaaggaggctgtggatgccccatccctggaggcattcaaggccaggctggatgtggctctgggcagcctggtctggtggttggcgaccctgcacatagcagggggttggaaccagatgatgattgtggtccttttcaacacaggccattctatgatagtGCAGCAGGGGAAGGATGAGTTCAGTGCAATGTGAAGTTGCTTATGCAGGAACCTCACTGATGTGAGGTGTCAGAGCAGAGGTTCTGTGGACCTGGTGGCCTCTGAATTAGGGCTCCTAGCTAGGGGCTTTTTGTGAGGCACTTCAGTTGCAGCTGAGCCCCCGGGCAGCACTGGcagtgaggaagcagaggaaCTGTCCATTGGTGAGCTGGCTGAACGTGGAGGTGTGTGTGGGAGCATCCGTGTCAGAGCCTGTCTGTTTGAATGCACAGTCTCTGTGGTTTGTTTAAGGTCCTTCTTTGCTGCCACTTACTCAGGCAGGCAGTCCAGTGCGTTTTGTCCATTTAAGTCGTATACTGTAAGGAGTGCAAGAAGAGCATATGTGTGCCTGATGGAGCTCAACATATGACAGTGTTgtggagtcacagaatggcttaggttggaagggacactaAAGATCGTgtcgtttcaacccccctgccgtgggcaggagcacctcccaccagctcaggctgcccagggcaccatccaacctggccccgagggatgggacacccacagaacttctctgcacagcagtgccagcacctcactgccctctgggttAGGAGTAaattcctaacatctaacctaaatttcccctcttttgtttaaagccatttctcctcgtcctgtcactattggaccatgtaaaaagtcggTCCTCTTCCTGCTCATAAGCTCCCTACAAGTACTGGTGATGGCcttatgtaaatatttgcttGAGCAAATGTACAGAAGTGACTGGACAAAAATTAAATCTGATATTCAAAGCAGTGATTTCTTCATTGgggtttaattatttttttgtcttcgTTGTGTCTTGTTTGTGACCTTACAGTATTGATCCCCCGGAGTAGGTTTTGTTCTGTGGAGTTTTTTGTCTCCCATCTCTTTAAATGGTCAGGGCATTTAAAAAGGAATACACAGATGGTTTGTTGACCAGTAATTTTGTGCTATTCCTAGTGTCAAGCATAAGGAAGGCAGCACTTCCTCCAGTGAGCTGTCTTAGCCCAGAGgccttattttcatttgctggTGATTGCATCATGCAGTATCTTTGTAAAGTCTTTAACtcctcacagaagaaaaagcccaACTCTTGTTTAGCAGTTACAGATTCCTTCCCTCTCGTGCATTGTGCTGGTGTCCCCTTTCTAACTACAGACCTGCTTTGCTTTGGAGACCCTCCACTAACTCGGATGAAACAGCGATTTAAAGCTGTGACACCAGAATCAATCTTCTAGAGTTTATATTTAGGTTTTCTTCATTACGTTTCCCTTTTCTACTGCAAATGCTTCACTTCTGCCCACGTTCCCGTGCTGAGCAGCATGGAATCGCCTGCAGACGAagctgggtgctggcagcacagctggggggTGGCGATGGCGGTGGCAGCGGCTGTTGTTGTTCTTGGTTTTTATGTGGGCTGCGTCATTCTGGGCAGAATGGTTGGGAAATAAATTCCTCGCACAGAATATCTGTTACAGATCAGGCTGCCTTAACGATGGCTCGCTAGCTGGTTGCCTCAGAGAGGTTTTGCTCGATGTGCTCATTGCAACAGTGTTTTTCAGACAGTGCAGTGACAATTTATCCCGTTCTAATTCGGATTAAACGAAGTGTTCTGTAGCACAGAGGAGCCCTACCAAGAATCTGCcttggactggatgaccctgtgggacttttccaacctttgtggttttatgattctatatggAAGGTTTAGAAACATCTTTTCTCAATGAGTAGATAGATATATAGCACACCTCCCTGGTCTTTGTAGAGATCTTTAAACTAATCTTTAGTTTCAGtagctttttaaaatgccattctCTATTCAGTTTTGCCTATTAGCAGTTTATATTCATTATTAACTCCAGCTTAGGTTATTACTGAACTAATTTCTGAATATGGGGAGtggaaaagtgaaaacagtTACAGTGGTCAGGGCTGTTCGTTGAGATAAGTGATGGCTATTAACCACCGGCAGTATAAGTGTTGTGATATTTGTGATAATGGGCGAAGGAGTGATTTATCCCAATTCAATTTGTATATTGCAAATTTCTTTTTGACCTTTTGATTAGTTTTATTACAGCGTTACATGAAGGCTCCAAAAGCCAGAAGAGCCCAAGCTCTGGAGCTTTGTGCAGGAGAGCCCTTGGTTTGTGTCAGTAAGGCAATCTGCTGAGGCTGAGGTCCCATTTCACTTACGTTGAGCTCTAATCCTATGCCAGCGATGCTGGGATGTTCAGAATTTGTCAGCCCTGACACCTGCTCTATGTATAGTATACAAATAGTGTACAGAGCACGGTTTGTATTTAACATGTAGCAGATGGTGCTGCCATGCCCTGCACAAGGTCACTTGCTGTGCGATACTGGGTCAGCCCTCGGGAAGGTGGGAAGTTGTGCTGACTGTGTGCCCACAGGAGTGTCTCTGCTGTTTCTCGTGATGAAGCAGAGAACATATCAGACTGACTGCtgaagtgtttttaatttttcagaccGTAGCACTGCGGAGGAGAAACGCGGCCAACTTCTCTCAATGACTCTATAGCCAACTGATGTAACAATGGTACTAATATTGGGACGCAGACTGAATAGAGAGGATAGTGGGATACGAGATTCCCCTGCAACCAAGCGGAAAGTTTTTGAAATGGACCCAAAGTCGTTGTCAGGCCCTGAGTTTTTTGACTTCTCCTCGGGATCGTCGCACGCCGAAAGCATCCTGCAGATCTTCAATGAGTTCCGAGACAGTCGGCTGTTCACGGATGTCATTATCTGTGTGGAGGGCAGGGAGTTTCCCTGCCACCGCGCGGtgctctcagcctgcagcagctaCTTCAGAGCCATGTTTTGCAACGATCACCGAGAAAGCAGGGAGATGCTAGTGGAGATCAACGGCATTTTAGCTGAAGCTATGGATTGCTTCTTGCAATATGTGTACACTGGCAAGGTGAAGATCACTACGGAGAACGTGCAGTATCTCTTTGAAACATCAAGCCTCTTTCAGATCAGCGTTCTGCGCGATGCCTGTGCTAAGTTCCTGGAAGAGCAGCTGGACCCTTGCAACTGCCTGGGCATCCAGCGCTTCGCAGACACACACTCGCTCAAGACGCTGTTCACCAAGTGCAGGAATTTTGCACTGCAGACGTTTGAGGACGTGTCCCAGCACGAAGAGTTCCTCGAGCTGGGCAAAGATGAGCTTATTGACTACATCTGCAGCGATGAACTGGTGATCACGAAGGAAGAGATGGTGTTCGAAGCTGTCATGCGCTGGGTGTACCGGGCGGTCGAGCTGCGAAGACCGGTGTTACACGAGCTGCTGACGCACGTCAGGCTCCCGTTGTTACACCCCAACTACTTCGTTCAGACTGTGGAGGTGGACCAGCTGATTCAGAATTCCCCAGAGTGCTATCAGCTGCTGCACGAGGCCAGGAGGTACCATATCCTTGGCAATGAGATGATGTCCCCCAGGACTCGGCCACGCAGGTGAGGAAATAGTTTATTTTGTATGATTTGATACACTCTCCAAGAAGAAAGttatttgcatttgattttgttttgcgttctggagcactgcatttACACCTGTGCATCTCCCCACCACATGAGGAGCCCACACATGCctagaaaatagaaataagggaagttttttttacagataAGTGAAGGTATTCTGCATtacaagtgaaatatttttttcaaaggttAATGTTTGCTTGATGTTATCTTATTTCATGCAGTGGCAGCATCTTGAAGTCAACTTGCTATGCTATAGCAAGTAAACAATTCCATTTTCTGaccacctttctttttttgcaacaGTCACGTAAGTGTACAGTGTGCTACAAACAGTATGGATGGGGATACGTATACAGAGGATTTACTTGTTACGttgtaaaatgctttaaaaattgCAGTAGACAGCAGAACAACAGGTTCTTAACTATAAAGAAAtaatatctttcatttttaaataattatgaaacagttcctgaaatatttcatgcttATTCCATGACGTTTTAATAATCCAGAATTACTGCAACTTAATGATGTGTTACAAAAATACAAACGGTGACTGAATTTGCGAGAGGAATGCAATTAATGGCCAATGGTGGTTATGATCTTTCCCCCCACTCCAAGTATTCTCTCAGTAAAAGCCTTACCTTTACATGTAATTGACACGATGGTTTATCATTACCTCCAGCTGATttaaactgcagttttaaaatCAGGTGCTCTGTGAAGGTGATGCTCTTTATGAGCtccttgcagccctgctgtTAGCTCTTTAAAGCTGTGCAGTGCCATGGAGGGTCTGGGAGCTTTTGGTTTGCTGAAGTTCAGAAGCTGGGAATGCTGGTTTGTGAGGAGTTCTCTGAGTCGGGTCTGAGGGAGCTGTGGTGATGTCTTCGTAGCATTCCAGTTTGTAAATGCCATGCCTTGCCTAATACAGGTGATTTCAGGCTGCCTCGTGTTTCTTCCTGCTAGGCCTAATAAGCAGCAGCATGAATCTGAGTAGGCAGGAGTGAGAGAAGTCATTAAAGGAGAAGAAGCTGGCTGGCCTCCCAGCAGcattatttccccttttctagATTACATTTGTGGAATAGTTCTTTGTCATTTGTTTCTGCCTATTTGTTTGCCTATTTGTTTCGGTTGCCTATAGCAAAAGGAGGCGATGTTTTAGAACAGTTACCAGGTCTCCCCTTGCCCGTGTTTTCatcacagcttttctgggcattTCTTCAAAGTTTGAGGAGCAGAGGACATTGGAAcgatcttttctttcttgacttCCTCCAAttccttttttaatataaactcTTTCTAAAAGGAAATAGGCAGTAGCATCAGAATCTCCCAAGCAAGTGTTTTGTCTCAAACTTAAGGAAACAACGTACGATTCCTTGTATGGGTATGTATGCAGTTGAAGTGTGGTATACCCATTTTTTAAACGACcagtgaggatttttttttgcaggtttttttttctttctttcttttggaagCTAGTGAGGAGGTACCTGAAGCACACAGTGTAAAACATGGGGTGACCAGCTCgctgtttcagtgctgtgtgcctCTAGACTCTGTTGGCAGATGCAGAAGGTCCCACTGGAGGTTCTGTGCAGTTGTATACCTGCAGTGACATAGACATGTTAAGGCTGAATTTCTCTTGTCCCCTGCTGGCTGTGTTGCACATCAGGTCTTTGAGCACTGCTCAAGCAGTGAGCAATAACAAATTTCcatatgcaaaaaaaaccccccaaaaaactaCCAGCCGGGCTCTTGCTGCTCTGTGGTTCAAATTATCTTTAGATTTTCATGTTCCCATGAATTCTCTTATCACACAGTTCCTCTGAAGCTGTCTGATAACTGAATATTCTCTTTAACTGGTAAGAAGTTGCTCCATTTGCATACATTTTGACACATCTTTTTTGGCTACTCGTGGAAGCGTGGCCAAAGAAGGTGGGGGGCTCAAAGGAGGTGACTTTTGATTTCACTTGGCTTTTCTGTCTTCCCATTTGCTACACAAGTCAGTACCCAGGAGAAGCTGTACTTAAAGGAGCCATGTAGTTTGTCTCCCAGACCTAAGACGGTTTTGAATGGAATCTCTTTGAATTACTGGAGGTTCTTTAGTACAGATGTTGTGGTGGTGCTTGGCACTGTCCCCTAGGCCAAAGGCCTGTGTGCAGC
Above is a window of Gallus gallus isolate bGalGal1 chromosome 9, bGalGal1.mat.broiler.GRCg7b, whole genome shotgun sequence DNA encoding:
- the KLHL24 gene encoding kelch-like protein 24 isoform X1, producing the protein MVLILGRRLNREDSGIRDSPATKRKVFEMDPKSLSGPEFFDFSSGSSHAESILQIFNEFRDSRLFTDVIICVEGREFPCHRAVLSACSSYFRAMFCNDHRESREMLVEINGILAEAMDCFLQYVYTGKVKITTENVQYLFETSSLFQISVLRDACAKFLEEQLDPCNCLGIQRFADTHSLKTLFTKCRNFALQTFEDVSQHEEFLELGKDELIDYICSDELVITKEEMVFEAVMRWVYRAVELRRPVLHELLTHVRLPLLHPNYFVQTVEVDQLIQNSPECYQLLHEARRYHILGNEMMSPRTRPRRSTGYSEVIVVVGGCERVGGFNLPYTECYDPVTGEWKSLAKLPEFTKSEYAVCALRNDILVSGGRINSRDVWIYNSQLNIWIRVASLNKGRWRHKMAVLLGKVYVVGGYDGQNRLSSVECYDSFSNRWTEVAPLKEAVSSPAVTSCVGKLFVIGGGPDDNTCSDKVQSYDPDTNSWLLRATIPIAKRCITAVSLNNLIYVAGGLTKAIYCYDPIEDYWMHVQNTFSRQENCGMSVCNGKIYILGGRRENGEATDTILCYDPATGIITGVAAMPRPVSYHGCVTIHRYNEKGFKL